A genomic window from Triplophysa dalaica isolate WHDGS20190420 chromosome 24, ASM1584641v1, whole genome shotgun sequence includes:
- the hbp1 gene encoding HMG box-containing protein 1 isoform X6: MLYLRHFDICQTVESSMSGQLICHNMVWEVKRQTVPQRVQDVQVQSSGMDDTFDLLKCNEHLPSSPGRPSQHTHMEYDDLPELQEVREDQTPAGVFQVTPGVSHEEGRSSRPENSVSNTSWLTELANIATSPQSPLLQNDPHNRSSPVHIFSSSNSLHSYARPPLWSSSAPSPARSHMRERRRTRASSESESGIFSMSSLSDDDDLGWSHSWPSTAWHCFLKGTRLRFHKGVNVEWQEAEDVMDSDEDSEDEGGSQSNPMKSFGLEGLKLVALEDTLSFGQSVLKLTFDPGSSEAGLLTAECRLDHPFFVKNKGWSSFYPSLTVVQHGIPCYDMHMGDVCLPPGHRDAINCDDSVVFDTFRSYDFTPLDSSAVYVLSSMARQRRASQSSGGAVSPDCDKLEASAHHSPSGKSQRSQASGTSVATPTKCKRPMNAFMLFAKKYRVEYTQMYPGKDNRAISVILGDKWKKMKNEERRMFTMEAKALAEEQKRLNPDCWKRKRTNSGSQQN, from the exons ATGCTTTATTTACGTCATTTTGACATCTGTCAGACAGTTGAAAGCTCGATG tcCGGTCAGCTGATCTGTCATAATATGGTTTGGGAAGTGAAACGACAGACAGTCCCTCAGAGAGTTCAAGACGTTCAGGTACAGAGCTCAGGTATGGACGACACCTTTGACCTGCTCAAGTGTAATGAGCACCTGCCCTCCTCACCCGGCCGCCCAtctcagcacacacacatggagTACG ATGACCTGCCCGAGCTACAGGAGGTGCGGGAGGACCAGACCCCAGCGGGCGTGTTCCAGGTGACCCCGGGCGTGTCACATGAAGAGGGGCGGAGCTCTAGGCCAGAGAACAGCGTATCAAATACGAGCTGGCTGACGGAGCTGGCCAACATTGCCACCAGCCCTCAGAGCCCCCTGCTCCAGAATGACCCCCACAACCG gtcgTCCCCTGTTCACATCTTCAGCAGCAGTAACAGTTTACATTCCTACGCGAGACCCCCTCTGTGGTCCAGCAGCGCCCCCAGCCCCGCCCGCAGTCACATGAGAGAGCGCCGGCGCACCCGA GCCAGCAGTGAGTCTGAATCTGGTATCTTCAGCATGTCGTCTctgtctgatgatgatgatctggGCTGGTCTCATTCATGGCCCTCAACAGCTTGGCACTGTTTTCTGAAAG GAACACGTCTGCGCTTTCATAAAGGTGTGAATGTGGAGTGGCAGGAGGCAGAAGATGTGATGGATTCAGATGAAGACTCTGAGGATGAGGGAGGATCACAGTCTAACCCCATGAAG AGTTTCGGCTTAGAAGGTCTGAAGCTGGTGGCTCTGGAGGATACGCTCTCTTTCGGTCAATCCGTCCTGAAGTTAACCTTTGACCCCGGTTCATCTGAAGCAGGCCTTCTGACTGCCGAATGCCGACTGGACCATCCGTTCTTTGTGAAAAACAAAG GATGGTCCTCCTTTTATCCGAGCCTCACCGTCGTGCAGCACGGCATTCCCTGCTATGACATGCACATGGGAGACGTGTGTCTGCCACCGGGACATCGCGACGCCATCAACTGTGACGATTCGGTGGTGTTCGACACTTTCAGGAG TTACGACTTCACACCTCTGGACTCGTCGGCCGTCTATGTTCTCAGCAGTATGGCACGTCAGCGCCGAGCCTCTCAGTCCAGCGGCGGAGCCGTGAGTCCCGACTGTGACAAACTAGAGGCCTCCGCCCACCACTCCCCCAGCGGCAAATCACAGCGCAGCCAAGCTTCAGGGACCTCCGTAGCCACACCCACAAAGTGCAAGCGGCCAATGAATGCCTTCATGTTGTTTGCCAAGAAATACAGAGTGGAATACACGCAGATGTACCCGGGCAAGGacaacag AGCGATCAGCGTCATTCTGGGCGATAAATGGAAGAAGATGAAGAACGAGGAGAGGAGGATGTTCACCATGGAGGCCAAAGCTCTAGCCGAGGAGCAGAAGAGACTCAACCCTGACTGCTGGAAACGCAAGAGGACTAACTCG GGCTCTCAACAAAACTAG
- the hbp1 gene encoding HMG box-containing protein 1 isoform X3 yields the protein MLYLRHFDICQTVESSMSGQLICHNMVWEVKRQTVPQRVQDVQVQSSGMDDTFDLLKCNEHLPSSPGRPSQHTHMEYDDLPELQEVREDQTPAGVFQVTPGVSHEEGRSSRPENSVSNTSWLTELANIATSPQSPLLQNDPHNRSSPVHIFSSSNSLHSYARPPLWSSSAPSPARSHMRERRRTRASSESESGIFSMSSLSDDDDLGWSHSWPSTAWHCFLKGTRLRFHKGVNVEWQEAEDVMDSDEDSEDEGGSQSNPMKVHDERSFQRNPHRIHQKLCLCLKSFGLEGLKLVALEDTLSFGQSVLKLTFDPGSSEAGLLTAECRLDHPFFVKNKGWSSFYPSLTVVQHGIPCYDMHMGDVCLPPGHRDAINCDDSVVFDTFRSYDFTPLDSSAVYVLSSMARQRRASQSSGGAVSPDCDKLEASAHHSPSGKSQRSQASGTSVATPTKCKRPMNAFMLFAKKYRVEYTQMYPGKDNRAISVILGDKWKKMKNEERRMFTMEAKALAEEQKRLNPDCWKRKRTNSGSQQN from the exons ATGCTTTATTTACGTCATTTTGACATCTGTCAGACAGTTGAAAGCTCGATG tcCGGTCAGCTGATCTGTCATAATATGGTTTGGGAAGTGAAACGACAGACAGTCCCTCAGAGAGTTCAAGACGTTCAGGTACAGAGCTCAGGTATGGACGACACCTTTGACCTGCTCAAGTGTAATGAGCACCTGCCCTCCTCACCCGGCCGCCCAtctcagcacacacacatggagTACG ATGACCTGCCCGAGCTACAGGAGGTGCGGGAGGACCAGACCCCAGCGGGCGTGTTCCAGGTGACCCCGGGCGTGTCACATGAAGAGGGGCGGAGCTCTAGGCCAGAGAACAGCGTATCAAATACGAGCTGGCTGACGGAGCTGGCCAACATTGCCACCAGCCCTCAGAGCCCCCTGCTCCAGAATGACCCCCACAACCG gtcgTCCCCTGTTCACATCTTCAGCAGCAGTAACAGTTTACATTCCTACGCGAGACCCCCTCTGTGGTCCAGCAGCGCCCCCAGCCCCGCCCGCAGTCACATGAGAGAGCGCCGGCGCACCCGA GCCAGCAGTGAGTCTGAATCTGGTATCTTCAGCATGTCGTCTctgtctgatgatgatgatctggGCTGGTCTCATTCATGGCCCTCAACAGCTTGGCACTGTTTTCTGAAAG GAACACGTCTGCGCTTTCATAAAGGTGTGAATGTGGAGTGGCAGGAGGCAGAAGATGTGATGGATTCAGATGAAGACTCTGAGGATGAGGGAGGATCACAGTCTAACCCCATGAAGGTACATGATGAGCGCTCATTCCAGAGAAATCCTCATCGTATTCATCAGAAACTCTGTTTGTGTCTGAAGAGTTTCGGCTTAGAAGGTCTGAAGCTGGTGGCTCTGGAGGATACGCTCTCTTTCGGTCAATCCGTCCTGAAGTTAACCTTTGACCCCGGTTCATCTGAAGCAGGCCTTCTGACTGCCGAATGCCGACTGGACCATCCGTTCTTTGTGAAAAACAAAG GATGGTCCTCCTTTTATCCGAGCCTCACCGTCGTGCAGCACGGCATTCCCTGCTATGACATGCACATGGGAGACGTGTGTCTGCCACCGGGACATCGCGACGCCATCAACTGTGACGATTCGGTGGTGTTCGACACTTTCAGGAG TTACGACTTCACACCTCTGGACTCGTCGGCCGTCTATGTTCTCAGCAGTATGGCACGTCAGCGCCGAGCCTCTCAGTCCAGCGGCGGAGCCGTGAGTCCCGACTGTGACAAACTAGAGGCCTCCGCCCACCACTCCCCCAGCGGCAAATCACAGCGCAGCCAAGCTTCAGGGACCTCCGTAGCCACACCCACAAAGTGCAAGCGGCCAATGAATGCCTTCATGTTGTTTGCCAAGAAATACAGAGTGGAATACACGCAGATGTACCCGGGCAAGGacaacag AGCGATCAGCGTCATTCTGGGCGATAAATGGAAGAAGATGAAGAACGAGGAGAGGAGGATGTTCACCATGGAGGCCAAAGCTCTAGCCGAGGAGCAGAAGAGACTCAACCCTGACTGCTGGAAACGCAAGAGGACTAACTCG GGCTCTCAACAAAACTAG
- the hbp1 gene encoding HMG box-containing protein 1 isoform X7 — MATGLSGQLICHNMVWEVKRQTVPQRVQDVQVQSSGMDDTFDLLKCNEHLPSSPGRPSQHTHMEYDDLPELQEVREDQTPAGVFQVTPGVSHEEGRSSRPENSVSNTSWLTELANIATSPQSPLLQNDPHNRSSPVHIFSSSNSLHSYARPPLWSSSAPSPARSHMRERRRTRASSESESGIFSMSSLSDDDDLGWSHSWPSTAWHCFLKGTRLRFHKGVNVEWQEAEDVMDSDEDSEDEGGSQSNPMKSFGLEGLKLVALEDTLSFGQSVLKLTFDPGSSEAGLLTAECRLDHPFFVKNKGWSSFYPSLTVVQHGIPCYDMHMGDVCLPPGHRDAINCDDSVVFDTFRSYDFTPLDSSAVYVLSSMARQRRASQSSGGAVSPDCDKLEASAHHSPSGKSQRSQASGTSVATPTKCKRPMNAFMLFAKKYRVEYTQMYPGKDNRAISVILGDKWKKMKNEERRMFTMEAKALAEEQKRLNPDCWKRKRTNSGSQQN, encoded by the exons ATGGCGACAGGTTTG tcCGGTCAGCTGATCTGTCATAATATGGTTTGGGAAGTGAAACGACAGACAGTCCCTCAGAGAGTTCAAGACGTTCAGGTACAGAGCTCAGGTATGGACGACACCTTTGACCTGCTCAAGTGTAATGAGCACCTGCCCTCCTCACCCGGCCGCCCAtctcagcacacacacatggagTACG ATGACCTGCCCGAGCTACAGGAGGTGCGGGAGGACCAGACCCCAGCGGGCGTGTTCCAGGTGACCCCGGGCGTGTCACATGAAGAGGGGCGGAGCTCTAGGCCAGAGAACAGCGTATCAAATACGAGCTGGCTGACGGAGCTGGCCAACATTGCCACCAGCCCTCAGAGCCCCCTGCTCCAGAATGACCCCCACAACCG gtcgTCCCCTGTTCACATCTTCAGCAGCAGTAACAGTTTACATTCCTACGCGAGACCCCCTCTGTGGTCCAGCAGCGCCCCCAGCCCCGCCCGCAGTCACATGAGAGAGCGCCGGCGCACCCGA GCCAGCAGTGAGTCTGAATCTGGTATCTTCAGCATGTCGTCTctgtctgatgatgatgatctggGCTGGTCTCATTCATGGCCCTCAACAGCTTGGCACTGTTTTCTGAAAG GAACACGTCTGCGCTTTCATAAAGGTGTGAATGTGGAGTGGCAGGAGGCAGAAGATGTGATGGATTCAGATGAAGACTCTGAGGATGAGGGAGGATCACAGTCTAACCCCATGAAG AGTTTCGGCTTAGAAGGTCTGAAGCTGGTGGCTCTGGAGGATACGCTCTCTTTCGGTCAATCCGTCCTGAAGTTAACCTTTGACCCCGGTTCATCTGAAGCAGGCCTTCTGACTGCCGAATGCCGACTGGACCATCCGTTCTTTGTGAAAAACAAAG GATGGTCCTCCTTTTATCCGAGCCTCACCGTCGTGCAGCACGGCATTCCCTGCTATGACATGCACATGGGAGACGTGTGTCTGCCACCGGGACATCGCGACGCCATCAACTGTGACGATTCGGTGGTGTTCGACACTTTCAGGAG TTACGACTTCACACCTCTGGACTCGTCGGCCGTCTATGTTCTCAGCAGTATGGCACGTCAGCGCCGAGCCTCTCAGTCCAGCGGCGGAGCCGTGAGTCCCGACTGTGACAAACTAGAGGCCTCCGCCCACCACTCCCCCAGCGGCAAATCACAGCGCAGCCAAGCTTCAGGGACCTCCGTAGCCACACCCACAAAGTGCAAGCGGCCAATGAATGCCTTCATGTTGTTTGCCAAGAAATACAGAGTGGAATACACGCAGATGTACCCGGGCAAGGacaacag AGCGATCAGCGTCATTCTGGGCGATAAATGGAAGAAGATGAAGAACGAGGAGAGGAGGATGTTCACCATGGAGGCCAAAGCTCTAGCCGAGGAGCAGAAGAGACTCAACCCTGACTGCTGGAAACGCAAGAGGACTAACTCG GGCTCTCAACAAAACTAG
- the hbp1 gene encoding HMG box-containing protein 1 isoform X2, whose product MATGLSGQLICHNMVWEVKRQTVPQRVQDVQVQSSGMDDTFDLLKCNEHLPSSPGRPSQHTHMEYESRRVPDALRVDFSSDDLPELQEVREDQTPAGVFQVTPGVSHEEGRSSRPENSVSNTSWLTELANIATSPQSPLLQNDPHNRSSPVHIFSSSNSLHSYARPPLWSSSAPSPARSHMRERRRTRASSESESGIFSMSSLSDDDDLGWSHSWPSTAWHCFLKGTRLRFHKGVNVEWQEAEDVMDSDEDSEDEGGSQSNPMKVHDERSFQRNPHRIHQKLCLCLKSFGLEGLKLVALEDTLSFGQSVLKLTFDPGSSEAGLLTAECRLDHPFFVKNKGWSSFYPSLTVVQHGIPCYDMHMGDVCLPPGHRDAINCDDSVVFDTFRSYDFTPLDSSAVYVLSSMARQRRASQSSGGAVSPDCDKLEASAHHSPSGKSQRSQASGTSVATPTKCKRPMNAFMLFAKKYRVEYTQMYPGKDNRAISVILGDKWKKMKNEERRMFTMEAKALAEEQKRLNPDCWKRKRTNSGSQQN is encoded by the exons ATGGCGACAGGTTTG tcCGGTCAGCTGATCTGTCATAATATGGTTTGGGAAGTGAAACGACAGACAGTCCCTCAGAGAGTTCAAGACGTTCAGGTACAGAGCTCAGGTATGGACGACACCTTTGACCTGCTCAAGTGTAATGAGCACCTGCCCTCCTCACCCGGCCGCCCAtctcagcacacacacatggagTACG AGAGCCGTCGTGTTCCAGATGCACTGAGAGTTGATTTCTCTTCAGATGACCTGCCCGAGCTACAGGAGGTGCGGGAGGACCAGACCCCAGCGGGCGTGTTCCAGGTGACCCCGGGCGTGTCACATGAAGAGGGGCGGAGCTCTAGGCCAGAGAACAGCGTATCAAATACGAGCTGGCTGACGGAGCTGGCCAACATTGCCACCAGCCCTCAGAGCCCCCTGCTCCAGAATGACCCCCACAACCG gtcgTCCCCTGTTCACATCTTCAGCAGCAGTAACAGTTTACATTCCTACGCGAGACCCCCTCTGTGGTCCAGCAGCGCCCCCAGCCCCGCCCGCAGTCACATGAGAGAGCGCCGGCGCACCCGA GCCAGCAGTGAGTCTGAATCTGGTATCTTCAGCATGTCGTCTctgtctgatgatgatgatctggGCTGGTCTCATTCATGGCCCTCAACAGCTTGGCACTGTTTTCTGAAAG GAACACGTCTGCGCTTTCATAAAGGTGTGAATGTGGAGTGGCAGGAGGCAGAAGATGTGATGGATTCAGATGAAGACTCTGAGGATGAGGGAGGATCACAGTCTAACCCCATGAAGGTACATGATGAGCGCTCATTCCAGAGAAATCCTCATCGTATTCATCAGAAACTCTGTTTGTGTCTGAAGAGTTTCGGCTTAGAAGGTCTGAAGCTGGTGGCTCTGGAGGATACGCTCTCTTTCGGTCAATCCGTCCTGAAGTTAACCTTTGACCCCGGTTCATCTGAAGCAGGCCTTCTGACTGCCGAATGCCGACTGGACCATCCGTTCTTTGTGAAAAACAAAG GATGGTCCTCCTTTTATCCGAGCCTCACCGTCGTGCAGCACGGCATTCCCTGCTATGACATGCACATGGGAGACGTGTGTCTGCCACCGGGACATCGCGACGCCATCAACTGTGACGATTCGGTGGTGTTCGACACTTTCAGGAG TTACGACTTCACACCTCTGGACTCGTCGGCCGTCTATGTTCTCAGCAGTATGGCACGTCAGCGCCGAGCCTCTCAGTCCAGCGGCGGAGCCGTGAGTCCCGACTGTGACAAACTAGAGGCCTCCGCCCACCACTCCCCCAGCGGCAAATCACAGCGCAGCCAAGCTTCAGGGACCTCCGTAGCCACACCCACAAAGTGCAAGCGGCCAATGAATGCCTTCATGTTGTTTGCCAAGAAATACAGAGTGGAATACACGCAGATGTACCCGGGCAAGGacaacag AGCGATCAGCGTCATTCTGGGCGATAAATGGAAGAAGATGAAGAACGAGGAGAGGAGGATGTTCACCATGGAGGCCAAAGCTCTAGCCGAGGAGCAGAAGAGACTCAACCCTGACTGCTGGAAACGCAAGAGGACTAACTCG GGCTCTCAACAAAACTAG
- the hbp1 gene encoding HMG box-containing protein 1 isoform X5, with translation MLYLRHFDICQTVESSMSGQLICHNMVWEVKRQTVPQRVQDVQVQSSGMDDTFDLLKCNEHLPSSPGRPSQHTHMEYESRRVPDALRVDFSSDDLPELQEVREDQTPAGVFQVTPGVSHEEGRSSRPENSVSNTSWLTELANIATSPQSPLLQNDPHNRSSPVHIFSSSNSLHSYARPPLWSSSAPSPARSHMRERRRTRASSESESGIFSMSSLSDDDDLGWSHSWPSTAWHCFLKGTRLRFHKGVNVEWQEAEDVMDSDEDSEDEGGSQSNPMKSFGLEGLKLVALEDTLSFGQSVLKLTFDPGSSEAGLLTAECRLDHPFFVKNKGWSSFYPSLTVVQHGIPCYDMHMGDVCLPPGHRDAINCDDSVVFDTFRSYDFTPLDSSAVYVLSSMARQRRASQSSGGAVSPDCDKLEASAHHSPSGKSQRSQASGTSVATPTKCKRPMNAFMLFAKKYRVEYTQMYPGKDNRAISVILGDKWKKMKNEERRMFTMEAKALAEEQKRLNPDCWKRKRTNSGSQQN, from the exons ATGCTTTATTTACGTCATTTTGACATCTGTCAGACAGTTGAAAGCTCGATG tcCGGTCAGCTGATCTGTCATAATATGGTTTGGGAAGTGAAACGACAGACAGTCCCTCAGAGAGTTCAAGACGTTCAGGTACAGAGCTCAGGTATGGACGACACCTTTGACCTGCTCAAGTGTAATGAGCACCTGCCCTCCTCACCCGGCCGCCCAtctcagcacacacacatggagTACG AGAGCCGTCGTGTTCCAGATGCACTGAGAGTTGATTTCTCTTCAGATGACCTGCCCGAGCTACAGGAGGTGCGGGAGGACCAGACCCCAGCGGGCGTGTTCCAGGTGACCCCGGGCGTGTCACATGAAGAGGGGCGGAGCTCTAGGCCAGAGAACAGCGTATCAAATACGAGCTGGCTGACGGAGCTGGCCAACATTGCCACCAGCCCTCAGAGCCCCCTGCTCCAGAATGACCCCCACAACCG gtcgTCCCCTGTTCACATCTTCAGCAGCAGTAACAGTTTACATTCCTACGCGAGACCCCCTCTGTGGTCCAGCAGCGCCCCCAGCCCCGCCCGCAGTCACATGAGAGAGCGCCGGCGCACCCGA GCCAGCAGTGAGTCTGAATCTGGTATCTTCAGCATGTCGTCTctgtctgatgatgatgatctggGCTGGTCTCATTCATGGCCCTCAACAGCTTGGCACTGTTTTCTGAAAG GAACACGTCTGCGCTTTCATAAAGGTGTGAATGTGGAGTGGCAGGAGGCAGAAGATGTGATGGATTCAGATGAAGACTCTGAGGATGAGGGAGGATCACAGTCTAACCCCATGAAG AGTTTCGGCTTAGAAGGTCTGAAGCTGGTGGCTCTGGAGGATACGCTCTCTTTCGGTCAATCCGTCCTGAAGTTAACCTTTGACCCCGGTTCATCTGAAGCAGGCCTTCTGACTGCCGAATGCCGACTGGACCATCCGTTCTTTGTGAAAAACAAAG GATGGTCCTCCTTTTATCCGAGCCTCACCGTCGTGCAGCACGGCATTCCCTGCTATGACATGCACATGGGAGACGTGTGTCTGCCACCGGGACATCGCGACGCCATCAACTGTGACGATTCGGTGGTGTTCGACACTTTCAGGAG TTACGACTTCACACCTCTGGACTCGTCGGCCGTCTATGTTCTCAGCAGTATGGCACGTCAGCGCCGAGCCTCTCAGTCCAGCGGCGGAGCCGTGAGTCCCGACTGTGACAAACTAGAGGCCTCCGCCCACCACTCCCCCAGCGGCAAATCACAGCGCAGCCAAGCTTCAGGGACCTCCGTAGCCACACCCACAAAGTGCAAGCGGCCAATGAATGCCTTCATGTTGTTTGCCAAGAAATACAGAGTGGAATACACGCAGATGTACCCGGGCAAGGacaacag AGCGATCAGCGTCATTCTGGGCGATAAATGGAAGAAGATGAAGAACGAGGAGAGGAGGATGTTCACCATGGAGGCCAAAGCTCTAGCCGAGGAGCAGAAGAGACTCAACCCTGACTGCTGGAAACGCAAGAGGACTAACTCG GGCTCTCAACAAAACTAG
- the hbp1 gene encoding HMG box-containing protein 1 isoform X4 produces the protein MLYLRHFDICQTVESSMSGQLICHNMVWEVKRQTVPQRVQDVQVQSSGMDDTFDLLKCNEHLPSSPGRPSQHTHMEYESRRVPDALRVDFSSDDLPELQEVREDQTPAGVFQVTPGVSHEEGRSSRPENSVSNTSWLTELANIATSPQSPLLQNDPHNRSSPVHIFSSSNSLHSYARPPLWSSSAPSPARSHMRERRRTRASSESESGIFSMSSLSDDDDLGWSHSWPSTAWHCFLKGTRLRFHKGVNVEWQEAEDVMDSDEDSEDEGGSQSNPMKKLCLCLKSFGLEGLKLVALEDTLSFGQSVLKLTFDPGSSEAGLLTAECRLDHPFFVKNKGWSSFYPSLTVVQHGIPCYDMHMGDVCLPPGHRDAINCDDSVVFDTFRSYDFTPLDSSAVYVLSSMARQRRASQSSGGAVSPDCDKLEASAHHSPSGKSQRSQASGTSVATPTKCKRPMNAFMLFAKKYRVEYTQMYPGKDNRAISVILGDKWKKMKNEERRMFTMEAKALAEEQKRLNPDCWKRKRTNSGSQQN, from the exons ATGCTTTATTTACGTCATTTTGACATCTGTCAGACAGTTGAAAGCTCGATG tcCGGTCAGCTGATCTGTCATAATATGGTTTGGGAAGTGAAACGACAGACAGTCCCTCAGAGAGTTCAAGACGTTCAGGTACAGAGCTCAGGTATGGACGACACCTTTGACCTGCTCAAGTGTAATGAGCACCTGCCCTCCTCACCCGGCCGCCCAtctcagcacacacacatggagTACG AGAGCCGTCGTGTTCCAGATGCACTGAGAGTTGATTTCTCTTCAGATGACCTGCCCGAGCTACAGGAGGTGCGGGAGGACCAGACCCCAGCGGGCGTGTTCCAGGTGACCCCGGGCGTGTCACATGAAGAGGGGCGGAGCTCTAGGCCAGAGAACAGCGTATCAAATACGAGCTGGCTGACGGAGCTGGCCAACATTGCCACCAGCCCTCAGAGCCCCCTGCTCCAGAATGACCCCCACAACCG gtcgTCCCCTGTTCACATCTTCAGCAGCAGTAACAGTTTACATTCCTACGCGAGACCCCCTCTGTGGTCCAGCAGCGCCCCCAGCCCCGCCCGCAGTCACATGAGAGAGCGCCGGCGCACCCGA GCCAGCAGTGAGTCTGAATCTGGTATCTTCAGCATGTCGTCTctgtctgatgatgatgatctggGCTGGTCTCATTCATGGCCCTCAACAGCTTGGCACTGTTTTCTGAAAG GAACACGTCTGCGCTTTCATAAAGGTGTGAATGTGGAGTGGCAGGAGGCAGAAGATGTGATGGATTCAGATGAAGACTCTGAGGATGAGGGAGGATCACAGTCTAACCCCATGAAG AAACTCTGTTTGTGTCTGAAGAGTTTCGGCTTAGAAGGTCTGAAGCTGGTGGCTCTGGAGGATACGCTCTCTTTCGGTCAATCCGTCCTGAAGTTAACCTTTGACCCCGGTTCATCTGAAGCAGGCCTTCTGACTGCCGAATGCCGACTGGACCATCCGTTCTTTGTGAAAAACAAAG GATGGTCCTCCTTTTATCCGAGCCTCACCGTCGTGCAGCACGGCATTCCCTGCTATGACATGCACATGGGAGACGTGTGTCTGCCACCGGGACATCGCGACGCCATCAACTGTGACGATTCGGTGGTGTTCGACACTTTCAGGAG TTACGACTTCACACCTCTGGACTCGTCGGCCGTCTATGTTCTCAGCAGTATGGCACGTCAGCGCCGAGCCTCTCAGTCCAGCGGCGGAGCCGTGAGTCCCGACTGTGACAAACTAGAGGCCTCCGCCCACCACTCCCCCAGCGGCAAATCACAGCGCAGCCAAGCTTCAGGGACCTCCGTAGCCACACCCACAAAGTGCAAGCGGCCAATGAATGCCTTCATGTTGTTTGCCAAGAAATACAGAGTGGAATACACGCAGATGTACCCGGGCAAGGacaacag AGCGATCAGCGTCATTCTGGGCGATAAATGGAAGAAGATGAAGAACGAGGAGAGGAGGATGTTCACCATGGAGGCCAAAGCTCTAGCCGAGGAGCAGAAGAGACTCAACCCTGACTGCTGGAAACGCAAGAGGACTAACTCG GGCTCTCAACAAAACTAG